In Xiphophorus maculatus strain JP 163 A chromosome 18, X_maculatus-5.0-male, whole genome shotgun sequence, a single genomic region encodes these proteins:
- the LOC102224138 gene encoding olfactory receptor 52K1-like, which translates to MDNMDNTSYVLQLKGYDLPQEGVFPAFLFATLNYMIILFCNLTIIFTIVLNKSLHQPMHLFLVNLPINDLIGSSALFPHLIKEILTNSRRIQFSACIIQAFFIHIYAAGSVFILTAMAYDRYIAICYPLRYNTVMTNAHIMKIIILVWSSCVVLIAVLFILLLRLYRCRSEITHAYCDNPSLLTLVCEDTTINNIYGLFISAFTQVIANGLVFYTYLRILIACFRSRQSDTKAKALQTCATHLFVFLLFECLGLFTIISYRLQNISPHLRRFMGVSTLIFPPTLNPIIYGLKTKEIHEKVLNFFKNKLILSE; encoded by the coding sequence ATGGACAACATGGATAACACATCATATGTCTTACAGCTGAAAGGCTATGATCTCCCTCAGGAAGGCGTCTTCCCTGCATTCCTTTTTGCAACCCTGAACTACATGATCATCCTTTTCTGTAACCTTACTATTATCTTCACCATTGTGCTGAACAAATCTTTGCACCAGCCAATGCATCTGTTCTTGGTGAATCTTCCCATCAATGACCTGATAGGTTCTTCAGCTCTCTTTCCACACCTCATTAAGGAGATACTGACAAACAGCAGAAGGATTCAGTTCTCAGCTTGCATTATCCAAGCTTTTTTTATCCATATCTATGCAGCCGGGTCAGTGTTCATCCTGACTGCAATGGCCTATGACAGATACATTGCCATTTGTTACCCTTTGCGTTACAACACTGTAATGACTAATGCTCACATTATGAAAATAATCATATTAGTTTGGTCTTCTTGTGTGGTTTTAATAGCTGTGctctttattcttcttttgcGTTTGTACCGCTGTAGATCTGAAATAACGCACGCCTACTGTGACAATCCAAGTTTGTTAACTTTGGTATGTGAAGATACAAccattaataacatttatggTCTTTTTATAAGCGCTTTTACACAAGTGATAGCTAATGGCCTGGTTTTTTATACATATCTTCGCATCCTTATTGCGTGCTTTAGATCCAGACAGTCAGACACCAAAGCGAAAGCTCTGCAGACATGTGCCacacatctttttgttttcctgctctTTGAGTGCTTGGGCCTCTTTACAATCATATCTTACAGACTGCAGAATATTTCACCACATTTAAGAAGATTTATGGGAGTGTCGACATTAATCTTCCCCCCAACATTAAATCCAATAATTTAtggactgaaaacaaaagaaattcatGAAAAAGTGCTTAACTTTTTCAAGAATAAACTGATTCTTTCTGAATAG